The following proteins are encoded in a genomic region of Rhinolophus ferrumequinum isolate MPI-CBG mRhiFer1 chromosome 17, mRhiFer1_v1.p, whole genome shotgun sequence:
- the IL17RC gene encoding interleukin-17 receptor C isoform X6 produces the protein MPVPWFLLSLALGRSPVVLSLERIVGPQDTARCSPGLSCHLWDGDLFCLPGSIVSAPGPVLVPTRLQTELVLRCHQETDCGLCVRVAVHLAVRGHWEEPKDEEGIGRAADSEREEPRNASLQAQVLLSFHSYTTARCVLLEVEVPAALVQSGQSVGSVVFDCFEAALGTEVQIWSYTQPTYQKELNFTQQLPALPWLNVSADGDDVHLVLDVSEEQHVGLSLYWDQVKSPTKPWWHRNLTGPHTITLNHTDLVPCLCIQVWPLEPDSVRTSICPFRKDPRAHRNLWRAARLRLLPPRGWRLDAPCSLSAEATLCWQALGGGPCQPLVPPLSQENVTVNKALEFPLLKGHPNLCVQVSSWEKLQLQECLWSDSLGPLKDDMLLVETRGPQNNTSLCALEPSGCTPLLSRASTRAARVGEHLLQDLQSGQCLQLWDGDLGALWACPMNKYTHQRWALVWLACLLLAAVLFLLLLLKKDHVKAAAKSRAALLLYSADDEGFERLVGALASALCQLPLRVAVDLWSRRELSAHGPLAWFHAQRRQTLQEGGVVVLLFSPGAVALCHEWLQDSASASGVHSPHDAFAASLSCVLPDFLQGRAPGRYIGAYFDSLLRPDAVPTLFRAVPVFALPSQLPDFLRALQGPGVPRPGRLADRAEQVSRALQPALDCCLRPPGTPETGREMGPEAGDRT, from the exons GGCCTCTCCTGCCACCTCTGGG ACGGTGACTTGTTCTGCCTGCCTGGGAGCATTGTGTCCGCTCCAGGACCCGTGCTGGTGCCCACACGCCTGCAGACAGAGCTGGTGCTGAGGTGCCACCAGGAGACTGACTGTggcctgtgtgtgcgtgtggctGTCCACTTGGCTGTGCGTG GTCACTGGGAAGAGCCTAAAGATGAGGAAGGAATTGGAAGAGCAGCTGACTCAGAGCGTGAGGAGCCTAGGAATG CCTCTCTCCAGGCCCAAGTTCTACTCTCCTTCCATAGCTACACTACTGCCCGCTGTGTCCTGCTGGAGGTGGAAGTGCCTGCTGCCCTCGTGCAGTCTGGTCAGTCTGTG GGCTCTGTAGTATTTGACTGTTTCGAGGCTGCTCTGGGGACTGAGGTGCAAATCTGGTCATATACGCAGCCCACGTACCAGAAAGAACTCAATTTCACACAGCAGCTGCCTG CCTTGCCGTGGCTCAACGTGTCTGCAGATGGTGACGACGTGCACCTGGTGCTGGACGTCTCTGAGGAGCAGCACGTCGGCCTCTCCCTGTACTGGGACCAGGTCAAGAGCCCTACAAAGCCCTGGTGGCACAGAAACTTG ACTGGACCGCACACCATTACATTGAACCACACAGACCTGGTTCCCTGTCTCTGTATTCAG GTGTGGCCTCTGGAGCCCGACTCGGTCAGGACGAGCATCTGTCCCTTTAGGAAAG ACCCCCGTGCACACCGCAACCTCTGGCGTGCTGCCCGGCTGCGGCTGCTGCCCCCGCGGGGCTGGCGGCTAGACGCGCCATGCTCGCTGTCTGCAGAGGCCACACTGTGCTGGCAGGCACTCGGTGGGGGTCCCTGCCAGCCGCTGGTCCCGCCCCTGTCCCAAGAGAATGTCACTGTGAAC AAGGCCCTTGAGTTCCCATTGCTGAAAGGCCACCCTAACCTCTGTGTCCAG GTGAGCAGCTGGGAGAAGCTGCAGCTGCAAGAGTGCTTGTGGTCTG ACTCTCTGGGGCCCCTCAAGGATGATATGCTGCTGGTGGAGACACGAGGCCCCCAGAACAACACATCACTCTGTGCCTTGGAACCCAGTGGCTGCACCCCACTGCTCAGCAGGGCCTCCACA AGGGCAGCTCGCGTTGGAGAGCACTTACTACAAGACCTGCAGTCAGGCCAGTGTCTACAG CTGTGGGACGGTGACTTGGGAGCACTATGGGCCTGCCCCATGAATAAGT ATACCCACCAACGCTGGGCCCTGGTGTGGCTGGCCTGCCTACTCTTAGCCGCTGTGCTTTTCCTGCTCCTCCTTCTCAAAAAGGACCATGTGAAAG CAGCCGCCAAGAGCCGCGCGGCTCTGCTCCTCTACTCGGCCGACGACGAGGGCTTCGAGCGCCTGGTGGGCGCCCTGGCGTCGGCGCTGTGCCAGCTGCCTTTGCGCGTGGCCGTGGACCTCTGGAGCCGTCGTGAACTGAGCGCGCATGGGCCCCTGGCCTGGTTTCACGCGCAGCGGCGCCAGACCCTACAGGAGGGCGGCGTGGTGGTCCTGCTCTTCTCGCCTGGGGCCGTGGCGCTGTGTCACGAGTGGCTACAGGACAGCGCGTCGGCGTCCGGGGTGCACAGCCCGCACGACGCCTTCGCCGCCTCACTCAGCTGCGTGTTGCCCGACTTCTTGCAGGGCCGGGCGCCCGGCCGCTACATCGGGGCCTATTTCGATAGTCTGCTCCGTCCGGACGCCGTGCCCACCCTGTTCCGCGCTGTGCCTGTCTTCGCCCTGCCTTCCCAGCTGCCCGACTTCCTGCGAGCCCTGCAGGGACCCGGCGTCCCCCGCCCGGGGCGGCTCGCGGACAGGGCGGAGCAAGTGTCCCGAGCCCTTCAGCCCGCCCTGGACTGCTGCCTCCGACCCCCAGGGACCCCAGAGACAGGACGCGAGATGGGACCTGAGGCAGGGGACAGGACTTGA
- the IL17RC gene encoding interleukin-17 receptor C isoform X4, which produces MPVPWFLLSLALGRSPVVLSLERIVGPQDTARCSPGLSCHLWDGDLFCLPGSIVSAPGPVLVPTRLQTELVLRCHQETDCGLCVRVAVHLAVRGHWEEPKDEEGIGRAADSEREEPRNASLQAQVLLSFHSYTTARCVLLEVEVPAALVQSGQSVGSVVFDCFEAALGTEVQIWSYTQPTYQKELNFTQQLPALPWLNVSADGDDVHLVLDVSEEQHVGLSLYWDQVKSPTKPWWHRNLTGPHTITLNHTDLVPCLCIQVWPLEPDSVRTSICPFRKDPRAHRNLWRAARLRLLPPRGWRLDAPCSLSAEATLCWQALGGGPCQPLVPPLSQENVTVNKALEFPLLKGHPNLCVQVSSWEKLQLQECLWSDSLGPLKDDMLLVETRGPQNNTSLCALEPSGCTPLLSRASTRAARVGEHLLQDLQSGQCLQLWDGDLGALWACPMNKYTHQRWALVWLACLLLAAVLFLLLLLKKDHVKGWLRLLKEDVHAGAAAKSRAALLLYSADDEGFERLVGALASALCQLPLRVAVDLWSRRELSAHGPLAWFHAQRRQTLQEGGVVVLLFSPGAVALCHEWLQDSASASGVHSPHDAFAASLSCVLPDFLQGRAPGRYIGAYFDSLLRPDAVPTLFRAVPVFALPSQLPDFLRALQGPGVPRPGRLADRAEQVSRALQPALDCCLRPPGTPETGREMGPEAGDRT; this is translated from the exons GGCCTCTCCTGCCACCTCTGGG ACGGTGACTTGTTCTGCCTGCCTGGGAGCATTGTGTCCGCTCCAGGACCCGTGCTGGTGCCCACACGCCTGCAGACAGAGCTGGTGCTGAGGTGCCACCAGGAGACTGACTGTggcctgtgtgtgcgtgtggctGTCCACTTGGCTGTGCGTG GTCACTGGGAAGAGCCTAAAGATGAGGAAGGAATTGGAAGAGCAGCTGACTCAGAGCGTGAGGAGCCTAGGAATG CCTCTCTCCAGGCCCAAGTTCTACTCTCCTTCCATAGCTACACTACTGCCCGCTGTGTCCTGCTGGAGGTGGAAGTGCCTGCTGCCCTCGTGCAGTCTGGTCAGTCTGTG GGCTCTGTAGTATTTGACTGTTTCGAGGCTGCTCTGGGGACTGAGGTGCAAATCTGGTCATATACGCAGCCCACGTACCAGAAAGAACTCAATTTCACACAGCAGCTGCCTG CCTTGCCGTGGCTCAACGTGTCTGCAGATGGTGACGACGTGCACCTGGTGCTGGACGTCTCTGAGGAGCAGCACGTCGGCCTCTCCCTGTACTGGGACCAGGTCAAGAGCCCTACAAAGCCCTGGTGGCACAGAAACTTG ACTGGACCGCACACCATTACATTGAACCACACAGACCTGGTTCCCTGTCTCTGTATTCAG GTGTGGCCTCTGGAGCCCGACTCGGTCAGGACGAGCATCTGTCCCTTTAGGAAAG ACCCCCGTGCACACCGCAACCTCTGGCGTGCTGCCCGGCTGCGGCTGCTGCCCCCGCGGGGCTGGCGGCTAGACGCGCCATGCTCGCTGTCTGCAGAGGCCACACTGTGCTGGCAGGCACTCGGTGGGGGTCCCTGCCAGCCGCTGGTCCCGCCCCTGTCCCAAGAGAATGTCACTGTGAAC AAGGCCCTTGAGTTCCCATTGCTGAAAGGCCACCCTAACCTCTGTGTCCAG GTGAGCAGCTGGGAGAAGCTGCAGCTGCAAGAGTGCTTGTGGTCTG ACTCTCTGGGGCCCCTCAAGGATGATATGCTGCTGGTGGAGACACGAGGCCCCCAGAACAACACATCACTCTGTGCCTTGGAACCCAGTGGCTGCACCCCACTGCTCAGCAGGGCCTCCACA AGGGCAGCTCGCGTTGGAGAGCACTTACTACAAGACCTGCAGTCAGGCCAGTGTCTACAG CTGTGGGACGGTGACTTGGGAGCACTATGGGCCTGCCCCATGAATAAGT ATACCCACCAACGCTGGGCCCTGGTGTGGCTGGCCTGCCTACTCTTAGCCGCTGTGCTTTTCCTGCTCCTCCTTCTCAAAAAGGACCATGTGAAAG GGTGGCTGAGGCTCTTGAAGGAGGATGTCCACGCGGGGG CAGCCGCCAAGAGCCGCGCGGCTCTGCTCCTCTACTCGGCCGACGACGAGGGCTTCGAGCGCCTGGTGGGCGCCCTGGCGTCGGCGCTGTGCCAGCTGCCTTTGCGCGTGGCCGTGGACCTCTGGAGCCGTCGTGAACTGAGCGCGCATGGGCCCCTGGCCTGGTTTCACGCGCAGCGGCGCCAGACCCTACAGGAGGGCGGCGTGGTGGTCCTGCTCTTCTCGCCTGGGGCCGTGGCGCTGTGTCACGAGTGGCTACAGGACAGCGCGTCGGCGTCCGGGGTGCACAGCCCGCACGACGCCTTCGCCGCCTCACTCAGCTGCGTGTTGCCCGACTTCTTGCAGGGCCGGGCGCCCGGCCGCTACATCGGGGCCTATTTCGATAGTCTGCTCCGTCCGGACGCCGTGCCCACCCTGTTCCGCGCTGTGCCTGTCTTCGCCCTGCCTTCCCAGCTGCCCGACTTCCTGCGAGCCCTGCAGGGACCCGGCGTCCCCCGCCCGGGGCGGCTCGCGGACAGGGCGGAGCAAGTGTCCCGAGCCCTTCAGCCCGCCCTGGACTGCTGCCTCCGACCCCCAGGGACCCCAGAGACAGGACGCGAGATGGGACCTGAGGCAGGGGACAGGACTTGA
- the IL17RC gene encoding interleukin-17 receptor C isoform X5, which produces MPVPWFLLSLALGRSPVVLSLERIVGPQDTARCSPGLSCHLWDGDLFCLPGSIVSAPGPVLVPTRLQTELVLRCHQETDCGLCVRVAVHLAVRGHWEEPKDEEGIGRAADSEREEPRNASLQAQVLLSFHSYTTARCVLLEVEVPAALVQSGQSVGSVVFDCFEAALGTEVQIWSYTQPTYQKELNFTQQLPDCRGHEIRDIIQSCWALPWLNVSADGDDVHLVLDVSEEQHVGLSLYWDQVKSPTKPWWHRNLVWPLEPDSVRTSICPFRKDPRAHRNLWRAARLRLLPPRGWRLDAPCSLSAEATLCWQALGGGPCQPLVPPLSQENVTVNKALEFPLLKGHPNLCVQVSSWEKLQLQECLWSDSLGPLKDDMLLVETRGPQNNTSLCALEPSGCTPLLSRASTRAARVGEHLLQDLQSGQCLQLWDGDLGALWACPMNKYTHQRWALVWLACLLLAAVLFLLLLLKKDHVKGWLRLLKEDVHAGAAAKSRAALLLYSADDEGFERLVGALASALCQLPLRVAVDLWSRRELSAHGPLAWFHAQRRQTLQEGGVVVLLFSPGAVALCHEWLQDSASASGVHSPHDAFAASLSCVLPDFLQGRAPGRYIGAYFDSLLRPDAVPTLFRAVPVFALPSQLPDFLRALQGPGVPRPGRLADRAEQVSRALQPALDCCLRPPGTPETGREMGPEAGDRT; this is translated from the exons GGCCTCTCCTGCCACCTCTGGG ACGGTGACTTGTTCTGCCTGCCTGGGAGCATTGTGTCCGCTCCAGGACCCGTGCTGGTGCCCACACGCCTGCAGACAGAGCTGGTGCTGAGGTGCCACCAGGAGACTGACTGTggcctgtgtgtgcgtgtggctGTCCACTTGGCTGTGCGTG GTCACTGGGAAGAGCCTAAAGATGAGGAAGGAATTGGAAGAGCAGCTGACTCAGAGCGTGAGGAGCCTAGGAATG CCTCTCTCCAGGCCCAAGTTCTACTCTCCTTCCATAGCTACACTACTGCCCGCTGTGTCCTGCTGGAGGTGGAAGTGCCTGCTGCCCTCGTGCAGTCTGGTCAGTCTGTG GGCTCTGTAGTATTTGACTGTTTCGAGGCTGCTCTGGGGACTGAGGTGCAAATCTGGTCATATACGCAGCCCACGTACCAGAAAGAACTCAATTTCACACAGCAGCTGCCTG ACTGCAGGGGACATGAAATTCGGGACATCATCCAGAGCTGCTGGG CCTTGCCGTGGCTCAACGTGTCTGCAGATGGTGACGACGTGCACCTGGTGCTGGACGTCTCTGAGGAGCAGCACGTCGGCCTCTCCCTGTACTGGGACCAGGTCAAGAGCCCTACAAAGCCCTGGTGGCACAGAAACTTG GTGTGGCCTCTGGAGCCCGACTCGGTCAGGACGAGCATCTGTCCCTTTAGGAAAG ACCCCCGTGCACACCGCAACCTCTGGCGTGCTGCCCGGCTGCGGCTGCTGCCCCCGCGGGGCTGGCGGCTAGACGCGCCATGCTCGCTGTCTGCAGAGGCCACACTGTGCTGGCAGGCACTCGGTGGGGGTCCCTGCCAGCCGCTGGTCCCGCCCCTGTCCCAAGAGAATGTCACTGTGAAC AAGGCCCTTGAGTTCCCATTGCTGAAAGGCCACCCTAACCTCTGTGTCCAG GTGAGCAGCTGGGAGAAGCTGCAGCTGCAAGAGTGCTTGTGGTCTG ACTCTCTGGGGCCCCTCAAGGATGATATGCTGCTGGTGGAGACACGAGGCCCCCAGAACAACACATCACTCTGTGCCTTGGAACCCAGTGGCTGCACCCCACTGCTCAGCAGGGCCTCCACA AGGGCAGCTCGCGTTGGAGAGCACTTACTACAAGACCTGCAGTCAGGCCAGTGTCTACAG CTGTGGGACGGTGACTTGGGAGCACTATGGGCCTGCCCCATGAATAAGT ATACCCACCAACGCTGGGCCCTGGTGTGGCTGGCCTGCCTACTCTTAGCCGCTGTGCTTTTCCTGCTCCTCCTTCTCAAAAAGGACCATGTGAAAG GGTGGCTGAGGCTCTTGAAGGAGGATGTCCACGCGGGGG CAGCCGCCAAGAGCCGCGCGGCTCTGCTCCTCTACTCGGCCGACGACGAGGGCTTCGAGCGCCTGGTGGGCGCCCTGGCGTCGGCGCTGTGCCAGCTGCCTTTGCGCGTGGCCGTGGACCTCTGGAGCCGTCGTGAACTGAGCGCGCATGGGCCCCTGGCCTGGTTTCACGCGCAGCGGCGCCAGACCCTACAGGAGGGCGGCGTGGTGGTCCTGCTCTTCTCGCCTGGGGCCGTGGCGCTGTGTCACGAGTGGCTACAGGACAGCGCGTCGGCGTCCGGGGTGCACAGCCCGCACGACGCCTTCGCCGCCTCACTCAGCTGCGTGTTGCCCGACTTCTTGCAGGGCCGGGCGCCCGGCCGCTACATCGGGGCCTATTTCGATAGTCTGCTCCGTCCGGACGCCGTGCCCACCCTGTTCCGCGCTGTGCCTGTCTTCGCCCTGCCTTCCCAGCTGCCCGACTTCCTGCGAGCCCTGCAGGGACCCGGCGTCCCCCGCCCGGGGCGGCTCGCGGACAGGGCGGAGCAAGTGTCCCGAGCCCTTCAGCCCGCCCTGGACTGCTGCCTCCGACCCCCAGGGACCCCAGAGACAGGACGCGAGATGGGACCTGAGGCAGGGGACAGGACTTGA